A region from the Vanessa tameamea isolate UH-Manoa-2023 chromosome 3, ilVanTame1 primary haplotype, whole genome shotgun sequence genome encodes:
- the LOC135193786 gene encoding 3-oxoacyl-[acyl-carrier-protein] reductase FabG-like yields the protein MSFKNKVAIVTGASSGIGASASIMFSKEGARVVMVGRNETKLSAVAAKCSSPLVIRADIANDDAARSIINQTIKKFGQIDILVNNAGMTMENGGILANDMMKSYDTIMNINLRAAVHLTNLAAPYLIKTKGNIVNISSIAGIMPPFGVGMTNYYISKAALNHFTVCCATELAPHGVRVNVLSPGPVRTDFMDNAKAAFTWDDFPSKTLLNRVSEPEEIADMILYLASDKAKSVTGSNYVNDNGMLIKKTY from the coding sequence ATGAGTTTCAAAAACAAAGTAGCTATAGTAACGGGAGCAAGCTCGGGCATCGGTGCATCGGCATCGATAATGTTCAGCAAAGAGGGTGCTCGCGTGGTCATGGTGGGCCGCAATGAGACCAAACTCTCCGCCGTGGCTGCGAAATGTTCATCGCCACTCGTGATTCGCGCTGATATCGCCAATGACGATGCCGCTCGCAGCATCATAAACCAAACCATTAAGAAGTTCGGTCAGATCGATATCTTGGTTAACAATGCTGGAATGACGATGGAAAATGGTGGTATCCTCGCCAACGATATGATGAAATCTTATGATACCATCATGAATATCAATCTCCGAGCGGCtgttcatttaacaaacttGGCTGCCCCATATTTGATCAAAACTAAAGGTAATATTGTGAACATTTCTAGTATTGCCGGAATTATGCCTCCTTTTGGTGTCGGTATGACCAACTACTACATCTCAAAAGCAGCATTGAATCACTTCACTGTCTGTTGCGCAACTGAGTTGGCCCCACACGGTGTGAGGGTAAATGTGTTAAGTCCTGGACCGGTAAGAACAGATTTTATGGACAATGCCAAAGCCGCCTTTACATGGGATGATTTTCCGTCGAAAACTCTCCTTAATAGAGTGTCTGAACCGGAGGAAATAGCAGATATGATTTTATACCTGGCAAGTGATAAAGCGAAGTCTGTCACTGGATCTAATTATGTGAACGACAACGGCATgctcattaaaaaaacatattag